Proteins co-encoded in one Afipia sp. P52-10 genomic window:
- a CDS encoding Lrp/AsnC family transcriptional regulator — protein sequence MSKNLDDIDLKILAEIQADGRITNVELARRVGISPPPCLRRVRALEEAGYIVGYRGLLDPRKLGFDVTVFASVHLSSQAEADLRAFEAFVRAEPLVRECWMLSGDVDFILKCVAPDMNKFQEFVSRLTAAPHVRNVRTSLVLHNSKDAAAVPMELTTP from the coding sequence ATGAGTAAGAACCTCGACGACATCGATCTGAAAATCCTGGCCGAAATCCAGGCCGACGGGCGAATCACCAATGTCGAACTCGCGCGGCGGGTGGGGATTTCGCCGCCGCCCTGTTTGCGGCGGGTGCGGGCGCTGGAGGAGGCCGGCTACATCGTCGGCTATCGCGGCCTGCTCGATCCGCGCAAGCTCGGTTTCGACGTGACGGTGTTCGCGTCGGTGCATCTGTCGAGCCAGGCGGAAGCCGATCTGCGCGCGTTCGAAGCGTTCGTGCGCGCCGAGCCGCTGGTGCGTGAGTGCTGGATGCTGTCGGGCGATGTCGATTTCATCCTCAAATGCGTCGCCCCCGACATGAACAAATTCCAGGAGTTCGTGTCACGGCTCACGGCTGCGCCGCACGTCCGCAACGTGCGCACCTCGCTGGTGCTGCACAACTCCAAGGACGCGGCCGCGGTGCCGATGGAATTGACCACACCCTGA
- a CDS encoding sulfite exporter TauE/SafE family protein: MTVLQIVLIALAGFAAGTVNAVAGGGSFFTFAALVFGGLPTLDANATSAVALTPANLASVVGYREEVRKNFREMIPFLVIGIAGGAIGAWLLITIGDEGFRPTVPWLLLLATVLFALSGHINRAIAPFAAKGGAGVKFAAFALMAVVAIYGGFFGAGMGIMMLAALAIIESGDFHKSNAIKNAVAFLIQTVSATLLIAGGLVHWPHAVITMLASIAGGYLGVSVARRVPQPVIRATVVTVGAVLTLVFFVRG; this comes from the coding sequence GTGACCGTTCTTCAGATCGTTTTGATCGCCCTTGCGGGCTTTGCCGCAGGCACGGTGAATGCCGTCGCCGGCGGCGGCTCGTTCTTCACCTTCGCGGCGCTGGTGTTCGGTGGCCTGCCGACGCTCGATGCCAATGCCACGAGCGCGGTGGCGCTGACGCCGGCCAACCTCGCCAGCGTGGTCGGCTATCGCGAGGAGGTGCGCAAGAACTTCCGCGAGATGATTCCGTTCCTCGTCATCGGCATCGCCGGCGGGGCGATCGGAGCGTGGCTCCTGATCACGATCGGCGACGAAGGCTTCCGTCCGACGGTGCCGTGGCTGCTGCTGCTGGCGACCGTGCTGTTCGCGCTGTCGGGCCACATCAACCGCGCGATCGCGCCGTTCGCGGCGAAGGGCGGGGCGGGCGTCAAGTTCGCGGCCTTCGCGTTGATGGCGGTGGTCGCCATCTATGGCGGCTTCTTCGGTGCCGGCATGGGCATCATGATGCTGGCGGCGCTGGCGATCATCGAGAGCGGCGACTTCCACAAGTCGAACGCGATCAAGAATGCGGTGGCGTTTCTGATCCAGACGGTGTCGGCAACGCTGCTGATCGCGGGCGGCCTGGTGCATTGGCCGCACGCGGTGATCACTATGCTGGCTTCGATCGCCGGCGGCTATCTCGGCGTCAGTGTCGCGCGGCGGGTGCCGCAGCCGGTGATCCGCGCGACCGTGGTGACGGTCGGCGCGGTGCTCACGCTGGTCTTCTTTGTGCGCGGTTGA
- a CDS encoding DoxX family protein → MNLDRFSAAWSPRVLSVLRIMSALLVLQHGTAKLLGFPIHPQMNNAAMFSMSWNAGVIELIGGALLVIGLFSRASAFILSGMTAFAYFIAHAPKGFYPLLNGGELAALYCFTFLYLACAGGGSWSVDALLKRK, encoded by the coding sequence ATGAATCTCGATCGTTTCAGCGCGGCCTGGTCGCCGCGCGTCCTCAGCGTGCTGCGCATCATGTCGGCGCTGTTGGTGCTGCAGCATGGCACGGCGAAGCTGCTCGGCTTTCCGATCCATCCGCAGATGAACAACGCGGCGATGTTCTCGATGAGCTGGAATGCCGGCGTGATCGAGCTGATCGGCGGCGCGCTGTTGGTGATCGGGCTGTTCAGCCGCGCGTCGGCGTTCATCCTCTCCGGCATGACCGCATTCGCCTACTTCATCGCGCACGCGCCGAAGGGCTTCTATCCGCTGCTGAACGGCGGCGAGCTCGCCGCGCTGTACTGCTTCACCTTCCTGTATCTCGCCTGCGCGGGCGGCGGCAGCTGGAGCGTCGATGCGCTGCTGAAGCGCAAGTAA
- the greA gene encoding transcription elongation factor GreA — MVDKIPMTQAGYVALESELKHRQQVERPRIIQQISEARSHGDLSENAEYHAAKEQQSHNEGVIAELEDKLARADVIDVSKLSGDTIKFGATVTLVDEDTEQKKVWQIVGEPEADAKKGRISVTSPLARALIGKKKGASVEVVAPGGAKAYEVAKIEWK, encoded by the coding sequence ATGGTTGACAAGATTCCGATGACCCAGGCTGGCTACGTCGCTTTGGAGAGCGAACTGAAGCATCGCCAGCAGGTCGAACGGCCGCGGATCATTCAGCAGATTTCCGAAGCGCGCTCGCACGGCGATCTCTCCGAGAATGCGGAGTATCATGCCGCCAAGGAACAGCAGTCGCACAACGAGGGCGTGATCGCCGAGCTCGAAGACAAGCTCGCGCGCGCCGACGTGATCGACGTGTCGAAGCTGTCGGGCGACACCATCAAGTTCGGCGCGACCGTCACCCTCGTCGATGAAGACACCGAGCAGAAGAAGGTCTGGCAGATCGTCGGCGAGCCGGAAGCCGACGCCAAGAAGGGCCGCATCTCCGTCACCTCGCCGCTGGCGCGCGCGCTGATCGGCAAGAAGAAGGGCGCCTCCGTCGAGGTGGTCGCCCCGGGCGGCGCCAAGGCCTACGAAGTCGCCAAGATCGAGTGGAAATAA
- the carB gene encoding carbamoyl-phosphate synthase large subunit — MPKRTDISTILIIGAGPIVIGQACEFDYSGTQAVKTLKAEGYRVVLVNSNPATIMTDPELADATYIEPITPEIVAKIIENERHVIPGGFALLPTMGGQTALNCALSLRKQGTLEKFDVEMIGATADAIDKAEDRQRFRDAMTKIGLETPRSHQIKTLPDALRTLDEIGLPAIIRPSFTMGGTGGGIAYTKAEFIEIVERGIDASPTNEVLIEESVLGWKEYEMEVVRDKKDNCIIVCSIENVDPMGVHTGDSITVAPALTLTDKEYQIMRDASLAVLREIGVETGGSNVQFGVNPADGRMVVIEMNPRVSRSSALASKATGFPIAKVAAKLAVGYTLDEIANDITGGATPASFEPTIDYVVTKIPRFAFEKFPGASTTLTTSMKSVGEVMAIGRTFQESLQKALRGLETGLTGLDEIEIEGIGRSDDKNAVRAALGTPTPNRLLQVAQAMRLGWSDEDIFASCKIDPWFLARIRDIIETEAKVAKHGLPPHAPGMRALKAKGFSDARLAVLAKKSEAEVKAHRRGLGVRPVFKRIDTCAAEFASPTAYMYSTYEAPFAGPAADESAPSDAKKVVILGGGPNRIGQGIEFDYCCCHACFALGDAGYETIMVNCNPETVSTDYDTADRLYFEPLTAEDVLEIIDTERSNGTLHGVIVQFGGQTPLKLAHALEEAKVPILGTSPEAIDLAEDRDRFKRILDKLQLKQPKNGIAYSVEQARLIAGELDYPLVVRPSYVLGGRAMQIIRDEGQLGDYLLGTLPELVPADVKARYPNDKTGQINTVLGKNPLLFDRYLSDAVEVDVDCLADGKDTFVVGIMEHIEEAGIHSGDSACALPPHSLPAATVAELERQTRELALGLDVVGLMNVQYAIKDSEIYVLEVNPRASRTVPFVAKVIGRPVAKIAARVMAGEKLADFKLAPRKLDHIGVKESVFPFARFPGVDTVLGPEMKSTGEVMGLDKSFAIAFAKSQLGGGTRVPRKGTVFVSVRDEDKVRILDAVRLLASAGFKIIATSGTQRFLVDNGVPTEKINKVLEGRPHIVDAITNGEIQLVFNTTEGPQALADSRSLRRAALLHKVPYYTTLSGALAAAQGIKGYLGGDLEVRTLQSYFPAA, encoded by the coding sequence ATGCCGAAAAGAACTGACATCTCCACCATCCTGATCATCGGTGCCGGTCCGATCGTGATCGGCCAGGCCTGCGAGTTCGACTACTCCGGCACCCAGGCGGTGAAGACGCTGAAGGCCGAAGGCTACCGCGTCGTGCTGGTGAACTCGAACCCGGCGACGATCATGACCGATCCGGAACTCGCCGATGCGACCTATATCGAACCCATCACGCCGGAGATCGTCGCCAAGATCATCGAGAACGAACGCCACGTCATTCCCGGCGGCTTCGCGCTGCTGCCGACCATGGGCGGCCAGACCGCGCTGAACTGCGCGCTCTCCTTGCGCAAGCAGGGGACGCTGGAGAAGTTCGACGTGGAAATGATCGGCGCCACCGCCGACGCCATCGACAAGGCGGAAGACCGCCAGCGCTTCCGCGACGCGATGACCAAGATCGGCCTCGAGACGCCGCGCTCGCATCAGATCAAGACACTGCCCGACGCGCTGCGTACCCTCGACGAGATCGGCCTGCCGGCGATCATTCGCCCCTCCTTCACCATGGGCGGCACCGGCGGCGGCATCGCCTACACCAAGGCGGAGTTTATCGAGATCGTCGAGCGCGGCATCGACGCCTCGCCGACCAACGAGGTGCTGATCGAGGAATCCGTGCTCGGCTGGAAGGAGTACGAGATGGAGGTTGTCCGCGACAAGAAGGACAACTGCATCATCGTCTGCTCGATCGAGAACGTCGATCCAATGGGCGTTCACACCGGCGATTCGATCACGGTCGCGCCGGCGCTGACGCTGACCGACAAGGAATACCAGATCATGCGCGACGCCTCGCTGGCGGTGCTGCGCGAGATCGGCGTCGAGACCGGCGGCTCGAACGTGCAGTTCGGCGTCAATCCAGCCGACGGCCGGATGGTCGTGATCGAGATGAACCCGCGCGTGTCACGCTCCTCCGCGCTGGCCTCGAAGGCGACCGGCTTCCCGATCGCCAAGGTCGCAGCCAAGCTCGCGGTCGGCTACACCCTGGACGAGATCGCCAACGACATCACCGGCGGCGCCACGCCCGCCTCGTTCGAACCGACCATCGACTACGTGGTGACGAAGATCCCGCGTTTCGCGTTCGAGAAATTCCCCGGCGCCAGCACGACGCTGACCACTTCGATGAAGTCGGTCGGCGAGGTGATGGCGATCGGCCGCACCTTCCAGGAAAGCCTGCAGAAGGCGCTGCGCGGACTCGAGACCGGTCTCACCGGCCTCGACGAGATCGAGATCGAGGGCATCGGCCGCTCCGACGACAAGAACGCGGTGCGCGCCGCGCTCGGCACGCCGACGCCGAACCGGCTGCTGCAGGTGGCGCAGGCGATGCGGCTCGGCTGGAGCGACGAGGACATCTTCGCCTCCTGCAAGATCGATCCCTGGTTCCTGGCGCGGATCCGCGACATCATCGAAACCGAGGCGAAGGTCGCCAAGCACGGCCTGCCGCCGCACGCGCCCGGCATGCGCGCGCTGAAGGCCAAGGGCTTCTCCGACGCGCGGCTCGCGGTGCTGGCGAAGAAGAGCGAGGCCGAGGTGAAGGCGCATCGCCGCGGCCTCGGCGTGCGGCCGGTATTCAAGCGCATCGACACCTGCGCCGCCGAATTCGCATCCCCCACCGCCTACATGTACTCCACCTACGAGGCGCCGTTCGCAGGCCCCGCCGCGGACGAGAGCGCACCGTCGGACGCCAAGAAAGTCGTCATCCTCGGCGGCGGCCCGAACCGCATCGGCCAGGGCATCGAGTTCGACTACTGCTGCTGTCACGCCTGCTTCGCGCTCGGCGATGCCGGCTATGAGACCATCATGGTCAACTGCAACCCGGAAACGGTTTCCACCGACTACGACACCGCCGATCGCCTCTATTTCGAGCCGCTGACGGCCGAAGACGTGCTGGAGATCATCGACACCGAGCGCTCCAACGGCACGCTGCACGGCGTGATCGTGCAGTTCGGCGGCCAGACCCCGCTGAAGCTCGCGCACGCGCTGGAAGAGGCCAAGGTGCCGATCCTCGGCACCTCGCCGGAGGCGATCGACCTCGCCGAGGACCGCGACCGCTTCAAACGCATCCTCGACAAGCTGCAGCTCAAGCAGCCGAAGAACGGCATCGCCTACTCGGTGGAGCAGGCGCGGCTGATCGCCGGCGAGCTCGACTACCCGCTGGTGGTGCGCCCCTCCTACGTGCTGGGCGGCCGCGCGATGCAGATCATCCGCGACGAAGGCCAGCTCGGCGACTACCTGCTCGGCACGCTGCCGGAGCTCGTGCCCGCCGACGTCAAGGCGCGTTATCCGAACGACAAGACCGGGCAGATCAACACCGTGCTCGGCAAGAATCCGCTGCTGTTCGACCGCTACCTGTCGGACGCGGTGGAGGTGGACGTCGACTGCCTCGCCGACGGCAAGGACACGTTCGTCGTCGGCATCATGGAGCACATCGAGGAAGCCGGCATCCACTCCGGCGATTCCGCCTGCGCGCTGCCGCCGCATTCGCTACCGGCCGCGACCGTCGCCGAACTCGAACGGCAGACGCGCGAGCTCGCGCTCGGCCTCGACGTGGTCGGCCTGATGAACGTGCAGTACGCGATCAAGGACAGTGAGATCTACGTGCTCGAGGTCAACCCGCGCGCCTCGCGCACGGTGCCGTTCGTCGCCAAGGTGATCGGCCGCCCGGTGGCGAAGATCGCCGCGCGCGTGATGGCCGGCGAGAAGCTCGCCGACTTCAAGCTCGCCCCGCGCAAGCTCGACCACATCGGCGTCAAGGAATCGGTGTTCCCGTTCGCACGCTTCCCCGGCGTCGACACCGTGCTCGGCCCGGAAATGAAATCGACCGGCGAGGTGATGGGCCTCGACAAGTCGTTCGCGATCGCCTTCGCCAAGAGCCAGCTCGGCGGCGGCACCCGCGTTCCACGCAAGGGCACCGTGTTCGTCTCGGTGCGCGACGAAGACAAGGTGCGCATCCTCGACGCGGTGCGGCTGCTCGCCTCGGCCGGTTTCAAGATCATCGCCACCTCCGGCACCCAGCGCTTCCTGGTCGACAACGGCGTGCCGACCGAGAAGATCAACAAGGTGCTGGAAGGCCGGCCGCACATCGTCGATGCGATAACCAACGGCGAGATCCAATTGGTGTTCAACACCACGGAAGGGCCGCAGGCGCTGGCCGACAGCCGCTCGCTGCGGCGTGCCGCCCTCTTGCATAAGGTGCCATACTACACCACCCTGTCCGGGGCCTTGGCCGCGGCGCAGGGCATCAAGGGCTATCTGGGCGGCGATCTCGAGGTCAGAACCCTGCAGAGCTACTTCCCGGCGGCGTGA
- a CDS encoding class I SAM-dependent methyltransferase, giving the protein MSEKDWISFWNSQHSIYVNARHLDLHYRDVADRILDLQPAGDARVLDFGCGEALHADRVAARVGRLWLCEAASRVRDSMRSRFGAVANIAVISPEELAALPDGSLDLIVANSVAQYLTRDELDALLRRWRVLLAPHGRLVLADVIPPGVSPASDALALLRYAWRNGFLTAAIGGLIRTVLSPYRRIRAELGVTTYSEQEIVGRINAAGFATARLPFNFEHQPARLSFVATPAPPTVKG; this is encoded by the coding sequence ATGTCAGAGAAAGACTGGATCAGCTTCTGGAACTCGCAGCACTCGATTTACGTCAACGCACGCCACCTCGACCTGCACTATCGCGACGTCGCCGACCGCATCCTCGATCTGCAACCGGCCGGCGACGCCAGGGTGCTCGACTTCGGCTGCGGCGAGGCGCTGCATGCGGACCGGGTCGCGGCGCGCGTCGGGCGGCTGTGGCTCTGCGAGGCCGCCTCGCGGGTGCGCGACAGCATGCGGAGCCGGTTCGGCGCAGTGGCAAACATTGCGGTGATCAGCCCGGAGGAGCTTGCGGCCCTGCCGGATGGATCGCTCGATCTGATCGTGGCGAATTCGGTGGCGCAATATCTGACGCGGGACGAACTCGACGCGCTGTTGCGGCGCTGGCGGGTGCTGCTCGCGCCGCACGGCCGGCTGGTGCTGGCCGACGTGATCCCGCCCGGCGTGAGCCCGGCCTCGGACGCGCTGGCGCTGCTGCGTTATGCGTGGCGCAACGGTTTTCTCACCGCGGCGATCGGCGGACTGATCCGCACCGTGCTGTCGCCCTACCGCCGCATCCGCGCCGAGCTCGGCGTCACCACCTATTCGGAACAGGAGATCGTCGGCCGCATCAATGCGGCGGGCTTCGCCACCGCGCGGCTGCCGTTCAATTTCGAACATCAGCCGGCGCGGCTGTCGTTCGTCGCGACGCCTGCGCCTCCAACGGTCAAGGGTTAA
- a CDS encoding DNA starvation/stationary phase protection protein yields MNKPVKLASKEKVAAALDTPTDLSQEGVDKISAAMNTILADTFALYLKTKNFHWHVSGPHFRDLHLMFDEQGTEILGTTDEIAERVRKIGGTTLRSIGQIGKLQTLEDNDEAFVPAIDMLRELMNDNKKVVKAMREAHEIADKYDDTATASLLENFIDAAEKRVWFLFEASRAQGDNAR; encoded by the coding sequence GTGAACAAGCCCGTCAAACTTGCGTCGAAAGAAAAGGTTGCCGCCGCGCTCGATACCCCCACCGACCTGTCGCAGGAGGGCGTGGACAAGATCAGCGCGGCGATGAACACCATCCTGGCTGATACCTTCGCGCTCTACCTCAAGACCAAGAACTTCCATTGGCACGTCTCGGGGCCGCACTTCCGCGATCTGCACCTGATGTTCGACGAGCAGGGGACCGAGATCCTCGGCACCACCGACGAGATCGCCGAGCGCGTGCGCAAGATCGGCGGCACCACGCTGCGCTCGATCGGCCAGATCGGCAAGCTGCAGACGCTGGAGGACAACGACGAGGCGTTCGTGCCGGCCATCGACATGCTGCGCGAGCTGATGAACGACAACAAGAAGGTGGTGAAGGCGATGCGTGAGGCGCACGAGATCGCCGACAAATACGACGACACCGCCACCGCGAGTCTGCTGGAGAACTTCATCGACGCGGCGGAGAAGCGGGTGTGGTTCCTGTTCGAGGCGAGCCGCGCCCAAGGAGACAACGCGCGCTGA
- a CDS encoding PaaI family thioesterase has product MNVSPPKDIAALLQEERRYDVVPPQVLASMSGLAFMQAMLDGKLPAPPITRTMNFLITKVEKGYARAEAIPSFDFYNPIGSVHGGYAATLLDTVLGCSVHTTLEQGQGYTTLEFKVSLVKAITKDTGPIQAEGRVMTAGRRVATAEAHLRDASGRLLAHGTTTCLVFDLPTGSAPGKG; this is encoded by the coding sequence ATGAACGTGTCGCCGCCGAAGGACATCGCCGCGCTGCTGCAGGAGGAGCGCCGCTACGACGTGGTGCCGCCGCAGGTGCTGGCCTCGATGTCCGGCCTCGCCTTCATGCAGGCGATGCTGGACGGCAAGCTGCCGGCACCGCCGATCACCCGGACGATGAACTTCCTGATCACCAAGGTCGAGAAAGGCTATGCGCGCGCCGAGGCGATCCCCTCGTTCGACTTCTACAACCCGATCGGCTCGGTGCATGGCGGCTACGCGGCAACGCTGCTCGACACCGTGCTCGGCTGCTCGGTGCATACGACGCTGGAGCAGGGCCAGGGCTATACGACGCTGGAGTTCAAGGTCAGCCTGGTGAAAGCAATCACCAAGGACACCGGCCCGATCCAGGCCGAGGGCCGGGTGATGACCGCCGGCCGCCGGGTGGCGACCGCCGAGGCGCATTTGCGTGACGCATCAGGCCGCCTGCTGGCGCACGGCACCACCACCTGCCTCGTGTTCGATCTGCCGACGGGATCGGCCCCCGGCAAGGGTTAG
- a CDS encoding TetR/AcrR family transcriptional regulator, which translates to MRITKEKAAQNRARIVAAAARLFREEGLAGVGIDAVAAAAGLTHGAVYSHFDSKEALAAAAVSHALADSMAGWLALTEGLDERAAFERLMKAYVSRLHRDEPGAGCSIALLGGEAQRAGAPLQQAFKQGVEQMLSVVAMSGGKPLSAEQRASAIANVATMVGALVLARATIADRALSDEILKTVRTKLLALA; encoded by the coding sequence ATGCGCATCACCAAGGAAAAAGCCGCGCAGAACCGGGCGCGGATCGTCGCCGCAGCCGCGCGTCTGTTCCGCGAGGAGGGGCTGGCCGGCGTCGGCATCGATGCGGTGGCCGCCGCGGCCGGGCTGACCCACGGGGCGGTCTACAGCCATTTCGACTCGAAGGAGGCGCTGGCCGCGGCCGCGGTCTCGCACGCGCTGGCCGACTCCATGGCCGGCTGGCTCGCGCTGACCGAGGGCTTGGACGAACGGGCCGCGTTCGAGCGGCTGATGAAGGCTTATGTCTCGCGGCTGCATCGCGACGAGCCCGGCGCCGGCTGCTCGATCGCGCTGCTCGGCGGCGAGGCGCAGCGCGCCGGCGCGCCGTTGCAGCAGGCGTTCAAGCAGGGTGTGGAGCAGATGCTGAGCGTGGTGGCGATGAGTGGCGGCAAGCCGCTCTCGGCCGAGCAGCGCGCATCGGCGATCGCCAACGTTGCAACGATGGTCGGCGCATTGGTGCTGGCGCGGGCGACGATCGCGGACCGTGCGCTGTCCGACGAGATTTTGAAGACGGTGCGGACGAAGCTGCTGGCGCTGGCGTGA
- the carA gene encoding glutamine-hydrolyzing carbamoyl-phosphate synthase small subunit — protein MTQNDAASAWPEPKPTALLVLADGTVLEGFGLGAEGFAVGEVCFNTAMTGYEEILTDPSYAGQIITFTFPHVGNVGTNEEDIEALNMAATPGARGVILRADITDPSNYRATRHLDQWLKARGIIGLAGIDTRALTALIRTKGMPNAVIAHAADGTFNLDSLRQEAREWPGLEGMDLVPMVTSGQRFVWDETPWEWGKGFGRQDKPEFNVVAIDYGIKRNILRLLAGEGCKVTVVPATTPAEDILALKPDGVFLSNGPGDPAETGKYAVPVIKQVIESGVPTFGICLGHQMLGLALGGKTVKMHQGHHGANHPVQDMTTGKVEITSMNHGFAVDKDSLPKNVQQTHVSLFDNSNCGLALTDKPVFSVQYHPEASPGPRDSHYLFKRFTDLMRKRKAA, from the coding sequence ATGACACAAAATGACGCTGCATCAGCCTGGCCGGAACCGAAACCGACCGCGCTCCTCGTGCTTGCCGACGGCACCGTGCTGGAAGGCTTCGGCCTCGGCGCGGAGGGCTTCGCGGTGGGCGAAGTCTGCTTCAACACGGCGATGACCGGCTATGAGGAGATCCTCACCGATCCCTCCTATGCGGGCCAGATCATCACCTTCACCTTCCCGCATGTCGGCAATGTCGGCACCAACGAGGAGGACATCGAGGCGCTGAACATGGCGGCGACGCCGGGCGCGCGCGGCGTCATCCTGCGCGCCGACATCACCGATCCGTCGAACTACCGCGCGACGCGCCACCTCGACCAGTGGCTGAAGGCGCGCGGCATCATCGGCCTCGCCGGCATCGACACCCGCGCGCTGACCGCGCTGATCCGCACCAAGGGCATGCCGAACGCGGTGATCGCCCATGCCGCCGATGGCACGTTCAACCTCGACAGCCTGAGGCAGGAAGCGCGCGAGTGGCCGGGGCTCGAGGGCATGGACCTCGTGCCGATGGTGACCAGCGGCCAGCGTTTCGTCTGGGACGAGACGCCGTGGGAATGGGGCAAGGGTTTCGGCCGGCAGGACAAGCCGGAATTCAACGTGGTGGCGATCGACTACGGCATCAAGCGCAACATCCTACGCCTGCTCGCCGGCGAAGGCTGCAAGGTCACCGTCGTTCCGGCGACCACCCCGGCGGAGGACATCCTGGCGCTGAAGCCGGACGGCGTGTTCCTGTCGAACGGCCCCGGCGATCCGGCGGAGACCGGCAAGTATGCGGTGCCGGTGATCAAGCAGGTGATCGAGTCCGGCGTGCCGACGTTCGGGATCTGCCTCGGTCACCAGATGCTCGGCCTCGCGCTCGGCGGCAAGACCGTGAAGATGCATCAGGGTCATCACGGCGCGAACCACCCGGTGCAGGACATGACCACCGGCAAGGTCGAGATCACCTCGATGAACCACGGCTTCGCCGTGGATAAGGATTCGCTGCCGAAGAACGTGCAGCAGACGCATGTGTCGCTGTTCGACAACTCGAACTGCGGCCTCGCGCTGACCGACAAGCCGGTGTTCTCGGTGCAGTATCACCCGGAGGCTTCGCCGGGCCCGCGCGACTCGCACTACCTGTTCAAGCGCTTCACGGATTTGATGCGCAAGCGCAAGGCAGCGTAA
- a CDS encoding alpha/beta fold hydrolase, translating into MPDLPIVLVPGLGSSVRNHLAILPTLWRHGSVMVINQTRDDTIAAMAKRALDEAPPRFALIGHSLGGYIVLEMIRQAPERITRLALLNTQARLDAPETTALRLHRIAETKAGRYAEMQAANFPVSVHPSRAEDPELIEMARLTREDAGPEAFLRQQAAIMARKDSRPFLKDIRVPVLVLSGDQDRSISNEYSREMADLIPGAKLVIVPRCGHLAPAEQPEAVSEALEDWLAA; encoded by the coding sequence ATGCCCGACCTGCCGATTGTGCTCGTTCCAGGCCTGGGCAGCTCGGTCCGCAACCATCTGGCGATCCTGCCGACGCTCTGGCGGCACGGTTCGGTGATGGTGATCAACCAGACCCGCGACGACACCATCGCGGCGATGGCGAAACGGGCATTGGACGAAGCGCCGCCGCGCTTTGCGCTGATCGGCCATTCGCTGGGTGGCTACATCGTGCTGGAGATGATCCGCCAGGCGCCGGAGCGGATCACCCGGCTGGCGCTGCTCAACACCCAGGCGCGGCTCGATGCGCCGGAGACCACGGCGCTGCGGCTGCATCGGATCGCCGAGACCAAGGCCGGCCGCTATGCGGAGATGCAGGCGGCGAACTTCCCCGTCAGCGTGCATCCCTCGCGCGCGGAGGACCCGGAGCTGATCGAGATGGCGCGGCTGACGCGCGAGGACGCAGGCCCGGAGGCGTTCCTACGCCAGCAGGCGGCGATCATGGCGCGCAAGGACTCGCGGCCGTTCCTGAAGGACATCCGCGTGCCGGTGCTGGTGCTGTCGGGAGATCAGGACCGCTCGATCTCCAACGAGTATTCGCGGGAGATGGCGGACCTCATTCCCGGCGCCAAGCTCGTGATCGTGCCGCGCTGCGGCCATCTGGCGCCGGCCGAGCAGCCGGAAGCGGTGAGCGAGGCGCTGGAGGACTGGCTGGCTGCGTGA
- a CDS encoding GatB/YqeY domain-containing protein — translation MLRDAINTAVKEAMKAKDERKLSTLRMVNSTIKNADIDARGQGKPPLTDEDLLGLLQKMIKQRQESVELYDKGGRAELAAQEREEIAVISAYLPKQLGEDDVKAAIAAAIAETGAAGMKDMGKVIGVLKAKYAGQMDFGKASALVKAALTG, via the coding sequence ATGCTGCGCGACGCCATCAACACCGCTGTCAAGGAGGCCATGAAGGCCAAGGACGAGCGCAAGCTCTCCACGCTGCGCATGGTCAACTCCACCATCAAGAACGCCGACATCGACGCGCGCGGCCAGGGCAAACCGCCGCTCACTGACGAGGACCTGCTCGGCCTGTTGCAGAAGATGATCAAGCAGCGCCAGGAGTCGGTGGAGCTGTACGACAAGGGCGGCCGCGCCGAGCTTGCCGCGCAGGAGCGCGAGGAGATCGCGGTGATCTCCGCCTACCTGCCGAAGCAGCTTGGCGAGGACGACGTCAAGGCGGCGATCGCCGCCGCCATCGCCGAGACCGGTGCGGCCGGCATGAAGGACATGGGCAAGGTGATCGGCGTCCTGAAGGCGAAGTATGCGGGCCAGATGGACTTCGGCAAGGCCAGCGCGCTGGTGAAGGCCGCGCTGACCGGCTGA